Below is a window of Dehalococcoidales bacterium DNA.
CGATAGGTAGCATCGGAATAATTACAGTTCCAGGCCAGTATCGGCGTCAGTGATGAGACCGTACTACCGTTAGTCGGCGTCTCCAGGGTAACCGTTAACGCAACCCCCTCGCTGCAGCCGGAAAGGCCGAGCAGCCCCACCAGCAACACCAGCAAAAAGGCGGCGTACTTCCTGTACTTTTTAAACATTCTCACTTCTCCCTCCCGCAGCCATTTTCTCTCTCCTACGCTTATCCGCAACCAACTCAAAAGAAAATGGACCAGTTTATTTTGACATTTATTATATCACGGACTGTCAATGCTATTTCCGGAGAAAGCCTCCGGGAGCTCCCTGATATTTTACAACAGGGAGGCTAAACATTTTCTAAACATCTTCGCTGGCAGCACCCGAAACGAGGGACTGTTGATACGGTAAGGTCGATGCAGTATAATGGTGAATTGACAGTCAGACAGTAAAACCCCGGTTCATAAGGAGACGAGATGGAAATCAGGAAGACCTACCAGAGCGTAAACCCCGAGTTGCTCTATGATGAGATAAGGGACTTCGCCCTTAAGCAGGGGGTAGTATTATCGGAGACCAAACTGGAAACATACCCTATCGCCGGTGACTCATCGTCATTCATCTCCCGGGGTAACCTGGCCTTCAAGACGTCGAACAAAGCCGATGAGAAAGGAAGGGAGTGTCTCAGGGTCCATATCGTGGGCTCAGCCAAGGGCGAGACCAGAGTAATAATAAATGTCGACGAGGAGCTTTTCCCGCTGGAAAAACTCTCCACTCTACAGAAAGACCTTGATTTTGTTTTCACTTCATATGAAGTGACCCACCCTGATTCCTGAGTAGTGCGGAATAAACGGGGCTGCGGCAGGATAGAGCAAACTGAAGGAGAACCGTGAACCAGATGAAGCAGTATACGCCAGGAAATATTCGTAACCTTTCCCTGCTGTCCCATTGCGGCGCCGGCAAGACGTCGCTGTCAGAGGCAATTTTGTTCACGATCGGCATCACTAACCGACTGGGTAAGGTTGATGATGGGACGACTACGTCAGACTATGACCCGGATGAGGTGAAACGTAAGATAAGCCTTAACCTGACCCTGCTCCCCTGCGAGTGGCAGGCTGCCAAGATCAACCTCATCGATACCCCCGGTTACACCGATTTTGTCGGCGAGGTCAAAGCAGCCGTCCGGGTCAGCGAGGGAGCGGTAATCGTGGTCTGTGCCGCCTCCGGCGTCGAGGTCGGTACAGAACAGGTCTGGGGCTATAGCGAGGAAGCCGGCTTAACCCGGCTGATCTTCGTTAATAAGATGGACCGGGAGAACGCTGACTTCTACCAGACTGTGGAACAGATTCAGGCAAAGTTCGGCGCCAGGTGTGTCCCGATACGCTTGCCGATAGGCGCCCAGAGTGATTTTCAGGGAACGGTCGATCTGCTGACAATGAAAGCCTACCTCGGTTCTAAAGGGGAGGAGGGAGAGATACCCTCCTCGGTAAAGGCGCAAGCGGCCTCCTTCCGTGAGAAACTAATCGAGGCCGTAGCCGAAGTCGACGACCGTCTTATTGAGAAGTACCTCGGCGGTGAAGAGCTCAGCCTGGAAGAGCTAACCGATAGCCTGTGCAAGGCGACCAGGACCGGGCAGGTTGTACCCATTCTGGTCGGCTCCGCTCTACAAAACATTGGTACTGCCCCCCTGCTCGACGCCATATATCACTATCTGCCCTCACCCGAAGAGCGGGAAGTAGCTATCGTCGATGAATCCGGTGCCGAGGTGGAGAAGATTAAGCCCGGTCAGGATGCCCCGCTGGCTGCCCTGGTGTTTAAGACCAGCGCCGACCCCTACGTGGGTAAGCTTACCTACTTCCGGGTCTATCACGGCGCCATCGACAGCAACTCCCAGGTATGGAACGTAAAACGTGGCGAGATAGAGCGCATCGGCCAGTTGTTTATCCTAAGAGGCAAGAGCCAGGAGGCGGTACCTCGGATCGGTGCCGGAGACATCGGCGGGGTAGCCAAATTGAGTATCACCGGTACCGGTGATACCCTGGGCAGCCGGGACAAGCCACTAAGAATCGCTCATGTGCCCTTCCCGAAACCTATCTTCAGCGAGGCGGTACACCCCAAAACCAAGGCCGATGTCGATAAGCTGGGGACAGCCCTCGCCAGGCTTACCGAAGAAGACCCCACTCTACGCGTAAGCAGGGATAACGACACCAACGAGACTATCCTCTCCGGCCTCGGGGAGACGCAGCTGGCCGTAGCTGCTGATAGGATGCTGCGTAAATTCGGGGTCGGCGTGGAGATGGCGACACCAAAGGTTCCTTATAAGGAGACCATTACGGTAACGGCTAAAGCCGAGTACAAACACAAAAAACAGACCGGTGGACACGGACAGTACGGACATGTTCTGCTCGAGCTGGAGCCCCTGCCCCGCGGCAGCGGTTGTGAGTTTGTCGACAGAGTAGTCGGCGGTACTATCCCCAAAAACTACATCCCCTCGGTAGAGAAAGGGGTCCACGAAGCGATAATGGAAGGCGGGCTAGCCCGTTATCCGGTGGTGGACGTAAGAACGATACTATATGACGGCAGCTTTCACCCGGTTGACTCCTCAGACATATGCTTCAAAATTGCCGGAGCGCAAGCACTGAAGAAGGGCCTGACCCAGGGACAACCCATTCTCCTCGAACCGATAGTAAACGTCAAGGTGAGGGTACCTGAGGAATTCACCGGCGACATTATCAGCGACCTTAACGGCAAACGGGCACGGGTGCTGGGTATGAACCCGGAGGCAGGAACGAATACTATTGAGGCTCAGGCACCACTGGCCGAGATTCTGCGCTATGCCATAGACCTGAAGTCGATAACTCAGGGCCGGGGCAGCTACACTGTGGAGTTCAGCCACTACGAAGAGGCACCGGCTCAGATTACCCAGAGGATAGTTGCTGCGAGGCAAGCAGAGAAGAGCTAGGAATACCTCCCGCCTGTTGCCCGCTTAAGAGGGTGCCTTAATCCCCGGCGGGACACCATCAAAACACCATCAAATTTACAGGAGGCCACCACCTCTATCTGGCAAGCTTCCTCACGTGCTTGATGTACCTGAGACAACCGGCATCAGTACCCACTATCGCCTCCGCAGCACGCATAGTATTAATCATCGCGACATCCCTGGGGTCAATCAGGGCCATATCCAGTCCCGCCTCAAGAAGCATCGCTAGGAAAGCCTGGTTAATCAAGCTGCGATGAGGTAAGCCGAAGGAGATATTGGACAGCCCTACCGAGGTCTTTACCCCCCGGCTTCCGTAGCGCTTCTTGATTTCCCGGACACTCTCAATCACAATACGCCCCTGCTCCTGATTGCTGCCGATAGTCATCACTATCGAGTCAATATACAAACGGGAGGGATCCACACCGGCATCATCCAGAGTGGAGAGCATTATGTCTACTTCATCGAGACGCTCCTCAACCGTCCTGGGCATGCCAACCTTTCCTCCCATAGGCAGTCCGATAATGTCACCGTCAAAACGCTTAACGATATCAATGAAGGCCCGCCCTCTGGGATCATTATTAATGGAGTTGATCAGAGGGCGTTCCTGGCAAAGCGCTAACCCGGATGCCATTGCCTCGGCACTGGGGCTGTCAATAGATAGGCGTACTTTACCCACCTCATCATGGATCAGCCCGATGACCCATTTCATATCATCAATCTCATGCTCCATACTGGTAGCAGTATTAACATCAAGAATATCCGCGCCTGCCTCTACCTGCTCCCGGGCAAGACGCCTGATGACAGCTCCGTCCTTAGATTCAAGCGCTGCCTTAACCGCCTTCCGTGTCGAGTTAATCAATTCTCCGACGACTAGTATTTCAGTCACCCCCTTTCCATACCCTCAAAGCCAGCCTGCCATACTGCCGGCACAATCTGTCTGCCCGCTTATTAAGCCAAACCGGTTAGTGCCTTTATCTTATTC
It encodes the following:
- the fusA gene encoding elongation factor G, with the translated sequence MKQYTPGNIRNLSLLSHCGAGKTSLSEAILFTIGITNRLGKVDDGTTTSDYDPDEVKRKISLNLTLLPCEWQAAKINLIDTPGYTDFVGEVKAAVRVSEGAVIVVCAASGVEVGTEQVWGYSEEAGLTRLIFVNKMDRENADFYQTVEQIQAKFGARCVPIRLPIGAQSDFQGTVDLLTMKAYLGSKGEEGEIPSSVKAQAASFREKLIEAVAEVDDRLIEKYLGGEELSLEELTDSLCKATRTGQVVPILVGSALQNIGTAPLLDAIYHYLPSPEEREVAIVDESGAEVEKIKPGQDAPLAALVFKTSADPYVGKLTYFRVYHGAIDSNSQVWNVKRGEIERIGQLFILRGKSQEAVPRIGAGDIGGVAKLSITGTGDTLGSRDKPLRIAHVPFPKPIFSEAVHPKTKADVDKLGTALARLTEEDPTLRVSRDNDTNETILSGLGETQLAVAADRMLRKFGVGVEMATPKVPYKETITVTAKAEYKHKKQTGGHGQYGHVLLELEPLPRGSGCEFVDRVVGGTIPKNYIPSVEKGVHEAIMEGGLARYPVVDVRTILYDGSFHPVDSSDICFKIAGAQALKKGLTQGQPILLEPIVNVKVRVPEEFTGDIISDLNGKRARVLGMNPEAGTNTIEAQAPLAEILRYAIDLKSITQGRGSYTVEFSHYEEAPAQITQRIVAARQAEKS
- a CDS encoding dihydropteroate synthase — encoded protein: MTEILVVGELINSTRKAVKAALESKDGAVIRRLAREQVEAGADILDVNTATSMEHEIDDMKWVIGLIHDEVGKVRLSIDSPSAEAMASGLALCQERPLINSINNDPRGRAFIDIVKRFDGDIIGLPMGGKVGMPRTVEERLDEVDIMLSTLDDAGVDPSRLYIDSIVMTIGSNQEQGRIVIESVREIKKRYGSRGVKTSVGLSNISFGLPHRSLINQAFLAMLLEAGLDMALIDPRDVAMINTMRAAEAIVGTDAGCLRYIKHVRKLAR